From one Variovorax sp. PBL-H6 genomic stretch:
- a CDS encoding CoxG family protein codes for MEMLGNRRLPITQQQAWEALNDPETLKKCIPGCDKFEPVGDNEYTVALAVKIGPVSAKFNGKVRLADITPPDSYKLSFEGQGGVAGFAKGSSGVTLKPVDGTDSACELDYTVQAQVGGKIAQLGQRLIDGAAKSTADDFFKRFEAEMQARYGPPPAVESTEAQAGESSEKTGKMAGLMRKMGFGKKDDTPDADAGEKPAE; via the coding sequence ATGGAAATGCTCGGCAACCGCCGCCTCCCGATCACGCAGCAGCAGGCCTGGGAGGCGCTCAACGATCCGGAGACGCTCAAGAAGTGCATCCCCGGCTGCGACAAGTTCGAGCCCGTCGGCGACAACGAATACACGGTGGCGCTGGCCGTGAAGATCGGCCCGGTCTCGGCCAAGTTCAATGGCAAGGTCAGGCTCGCCGACATCACGCCTCCCGACAGCTACAAGCTCTCCTTCGAAGGGCAGGGCGGCGTGGCCGGCTTCGCCAAGGGCTCGTCGGGCGTGACGCTCAAGCCGGTGGACGGCACCGATTCGGCGTGCGAGCTCGACTACACGGTGCAGGCGCAGGTCGGCGGCAAGATCGCGCAGCTGGGCCAGCGCCTGATCGACGGCGCGGCCAAGTCGACGGCCGACGACTTCTTCAAGCGCTTCGAGGCCGAGATGCAGGCGCGCTACGGTCCGCCTCCCGCTGTCGAGAGTACCGAGGCGCAGGCTGGAGAGTCCTCCGAGAAGACCGGCAAGATGGCAGGCCTGATGCGCAAGATGGGTTTCGGCAAGAAGGACGACACGCCCGACGCGGACGCCGGCGAGAAGCCGGCCGAATAG
- a CDS encoding XdhC family protein has product MENLDVMVLRTLRDWRLAGRRALLTTVVRTWGSSPRPIGSIMALAEDGAVVGSVSGGCIEDDLIARYSRAHGAPGEMPSGPPNLVKYGITADEAHRFGLPCGGTLELLLEYDLDAASLAALVEQLEQGRLMQRSVSLADGVVRVAEASAPAELTVNDKELVNTFGPEYRMLLIGAGQLAEYLSTMAKFSGFAVTLCDPRAEYRTAWSTPGVTISTEMPDDAVLAFKPDRRSCVVALTHDPKLDDLALLEALQSDAFYVGAIGSRRNAQARRERMIEHFEQTDASLARLRGPIGIYIGSKTPPEIAVSVMAEILAVKNNVTLPRETDVAVAKAAAG; this is encoded by the coding sequence ATGGAAAACCTCGACGTGATGGTCCTGCGCACGCTGCGCGACTGGCGGCTCGCGGGCCGCCGCGCGCTGCTCACGACGGTGGTGCGCACCTGGGGCTCCTCGCCGCGGCCGATCGGCTCGATCATGGCGCTGGCCGAGGACGGTGCGGTGGTCGGCTCGGTCTCGGGCGGCTGCATCGAGGACGACCTGATCGCGCGCTACAGCCGCGCCCATGGCGCCCCGGGCGAAATGCCCTCGGGCCCGCCGAATCTGGTCAAGTACGGCATCACCGCCGACGAGGCGCACCGCTTCGGTCTGCCCTGCGGCGGCACGCTGGAGCTGCTGCTCGAGTACGACCTCGATGCCGCCTCGCTGGCTGCGCTGGTGGAGCAACTGGAGCAGGGAAGGCTGATGCAGCGTTCGGTCTCGCTGGCCGACGGCGTTGTGCGGGTTGCCGAGGCGAGTGCGCCCGCCGAGCTCACTGTCAACGACAAGGAGCTGGTCAACACCTTCGGGCCCGAGTACCGCATGCTGCTGATCGGCGCCGGCCAGCTCGCCGAATACCTGTCGACCATGGCCAAGTTCAGCGGCTTCGCGGTCACGCTGTGCGACCCGCGCGCCGAGTACCGCACAGCCTGGTCCACGCCGGGCGTGACGATCAGCACCGAGATGCCCGACGATGCCGTGCTCGCCTTCAAGCCCGACCGCCGCAGCTGCGTGGTCGCGCTCACGCACGACCCCAAGCTCGACGACCTCGCCCTGCTGGAGGCGCTGCAGAGCGACGCCTTCTATGTCGGCGCGATCGGCTCCCGCCGCAACGCGCAGGCGCGGCGCGAGCGGATGATCGAGCACTTCGAGCAGACCGATGCCTCGCTCGCGCGCCTGCGCGGCCCGATCGGCATCTACATCGGCAGCAAGACGCCGCCGGAGATCGCCGTCAGCGTGATGGCGGAGATCCTGGCGGTGAAGAACAACGTGACGCTGCCGCGCGAGACCGACGTTGCGGTGGCCAAGGCGGCGGCGGGCTGA